One genomic segment of Bacteroides caccae includes these proteins:
- a CDS encoding LPD3 domain-containing protein translates to MNAECAFSDLMKFVYKQKGITPELLRKAEAMAFTDVTASALNQAVETGITQARPSAIMIQRLKESNYVFSGFKTFHEMKETFPLLVDENGNRKPFKQFLKEVQTVNEKYNAHYLRAEYNFAVTSSEMAAKWEQFEEDGDRYDLQYRTAGDDRVRESHRKLDGVTLPPSSKFWDEYFPPNGWKCRCTVVQVRKSKYGSSDEHRAMEDGNQATGGKHEEMMRFNSGKRMACFPAYNPYTISKCSTCPKGNMKLAADIPTNELCSACKMIREMKKEDVKTARIAAKPLQGTVVSNPDFPHEIRISGNTIKEWTNQPHKHFKEKNRMLLDIKKVMKNAKYLGAVGNHKGVPGLEQSHIFQVLLKDEPSWIIVREYAWGEFTLHSIADSEKIAGSIKKE, encoded by the coding sequence ATGAACGCGGAATGCGCTTTCAGTGATTTGATGAAGTTCGTCTACAAGCAGAAAGGAATCACTCCCGAACTGTTGCGCAAGGCGGAAGCCATGGCTTTCACAGACGTCACGGCTTCCGCCCTCAATCAAGCCGTAGAAACAGGAATAACGCAGGCCAGGCCTTCCGCCATTATGATACAACGACTGAAAGAATCAAACTATGTATTCTCAGGATTCAAGACTTTTCACGAGATGAAGGAAACCTTTCCTCTGCTGGTGGATGAGAACGGTAATCGCAAACCCTTCAAACAGTTCCTGAAAGAAGTTCAAACGGTGAACGAGAAATACAACGCCCACTACCTGCGGGCGGAATACAACTTTGCCGTCACTTCCTCTGAAATGGCTGCCAAATGGGAACAGTTCGAAGAGGACGGCGACCGCTACGACCTGCAATACCGGACGGCAGGTGATGACAGGGTACGTGAGAGCCACCGCAAACTGGACGGGGTGACGCTGCCCCCTTCATCGAAGTTCTGGGACGAGTATTTCCCACCCAACGGTTGGAAATGCCGGTGCACGGTGGTACAAGTGCGTAAAAGCAAATACGGTTCCAGCGATGAACACCGGGCAATGGAAGACGGAAACCAGGCAACGGGCGGAAAACATGAGGAAATGATGCGGTTCAATTCAGGAAAGCGAATGGCTTGTTTCCCGGCTTATAACCCGTATACGATCAGTAAGTGCAGCACTTGTCCGAAGGGAAATATGAAGCTGGCTGCGGACATTCCAACCAATGAACTTTGCTCGGCGTGTAAGATGATACGGGAAATGAAGAAGGAAGACGTCAAAACCGCCAGAATTGCCGCTAAGCCTCTTCAGGGAACCGTTGTCTCCAATCCTGACTTCCCCCACGAAATCAGGATATCGGGAAACACCATCAAGGAATGGACCAACCAGCCGCACAAACATTTCAAGGAGAAGAACCGGATGCTGCTGGATATTAAGAAGGTGATGAAAAATGCCAAGTATTTGGGGGCGGTGGGCAATCATAAAGGAGTACCCGGACTTGAACAGTCCCATATATTTCAAGTGCTGCTGAAAGATGAACCCAGTTGGATTATTGTGCGGGAATATGCTTGGGGAGAATTTACACTTCACAGCATTGCAGACAGTGAGAAGATTGCCGGTTCTATAAAGAAAGAATAG
- a CDS encoding phage portal protein family protein, which produces MEPDKRIAMTGKRRTNREMTLGNINLSKPSDRTKLKSMVVELALQSQALTKKDIKSWRTAWQQAINIENPHRGPLLTIYTDAMIDLHLGGCIGQRKGMVMKKSFKLVDIKGNEEPDATQLMEAVWFKDFMDYVLDSRYYGHSLIQLGDVVERNGKIQYDRVLLVPRHHVVPEHGVILKEASDEWQKGIDYRTGAMADWCVEAGKWDDLGLLLKLVPQTISKKNMLAFWDQFGELFGMPIRVGKTTTRDAKERSKIENMLNEMGAAAWGLFPEGTEIDIKESSRGDAFNVYDKRVERANSEISKGVLNQTMTIDSGSSLSQSQTHLQVFQNVVDRDADFLRDTINGELLPRMLKHGFPVKGLRFDWDESIDYTPEQQVAYETMIADRFEVEPEYFIEKYNIPIKGKKASPVPGQMPQAKPFFD; this is translated from the coding sequence ATGGAGCCGGACAAAAGAATAGCTATGACTGGTAAAAGACGAACAAACAGAGAAATGACATTGGGCAATATCAACCTGTCCAAACCGTCGGATCGTACAAAACTGAAAAGTATGGTGGTAGAACTGGCACTGCAAAGCCAGGCACTCACAAAGAAGGATATCAAAAGCTGGCGCACTGCATGGCAGCAGGCTATAAACATAGAAAACCCACACCGGGGACCGTTACTCACCATTTACACGGACGCCATGATAGACCTTCACCTGGGCGGATGTATCGGACAGCGGAAAGGAATGGTCATGAAGAAGTCGTTCAAGCTTGTAGACATCAAAGGAAACGAGGAACCGGATGCCACGCAGCTGATGGAAGCGGTGTGGTTTAAAGACTTTATGGATTATGTCCTGGACAGCCGGTACTACGGCCATTCACTCATACAGCTGGGCGACGTGGTGGAAAGGAACGGAAAAATCCAATATGACCGGGTATTACTGGTGCCCCGCCACCACGTAGTCCCGGAACACGGTGTAATCCTGAAAGAAGCTTCAGATGAATGGCAAAAAGGTATCGACTACCGCACCGGGGCAATGGCGGACTGGTGTGTGGAAGCGGGAAAATGGGATGACCTGGGATTGCTTCTCAAACTTGTGCCGCAAACCATTTCGAAAAAGAACATGCTCGCTTTCTGGGATCAGTTCGGCGAACTCTTCGGCATGCCCATACGGGTAGGGAAAACGACCACACGTGATGCCAAGGAACGTAGCAAAATAGAAAATATGCTCAACGAAATGGGAGCTGCCGCCTGGGGGCTGTTTCCGGAAGGGACGGAAATAGATATCAAGGAAAGCAGTCGCGGGGATGCCTTTAACGTTTACGACAAACGGGTGGAACGCGCCAACTCTGAAATCAGCAAGGGAGTACTCAATCAGACAATGACCATTGACAGCGGGAGCAGCCTGTCGCAGAGCCAGACACACTTACAGGTATTCCAAAATGTGGTGGACAGGGATGCGGACTTTCTGCGCGACACGATAAACGGCGAATTGCTGCCCCGCATGCTCAAGCATGGATTCCCCGTAAAAGGCTTGCGCTTCGACTGGGATGAATCCATTGATTACACCCCCGAACAACAGGTGGCTTATGAAACGATGATTGCCGACCGGTTTGAAGTAGAACCCGAATATTTCATCGAGAAATACAATATCCCCATCAAAGGAAAAAAGGCTTCACCCGTGCCCGGGCAAATGCCACAGGCTAAACCTTTTTTCGACTAG
- a CDS encoding phage protein Gp36 family protein — translation MTDMDGTTGFVTEDDYIVVGSEALKIIQQSKAENRNRAELAAREEISGYLRERYDVARIFAAKDIGRNMQIVLYYCDIALYHMVCWLPGRAGLEIREKRYKQATEWLEKVQSGKTMPDLPTLTGPAGEEDYHNPIRYGAGQKNSYDW, via the coding sequence ATGACGGATATGGACGGGACAACAGGATTTGTGACCGAAGACGATTATATCGTAGTCGGCTCCGAAGCACTGAAGATTATTCAGCAAAGCAAGGCGGAGAACCGCAACCGGGCGGAATTGGCGGCACGGGAAGAGATAAGCGGTTACTTGCGCGAGCGGTATGACGTGGCGAGAATTTTTGCTGCAAAGGATATCGGACGGAACATGCAGATCGTGCTTTATTACTGCGATATCGCCCTCTATCACATGGTATGCTGGCTTCCGGGACGTGCGGGACTGGAAATACGGGAGAAACGGTATAAGCAGGCGACCGAATGGCTGGAAAAAGTGCAATCCGGAAAAACGATGCCTGACCTGCCCACATTGACAGGTCCGGCAGGAGAAGAAGATTATCATAACCCTATCCGGTATGGAGCCGGACAAAAGAATAGCTATGACTGGTAA
- a CDS encoding terminase gpP N-terminus-related DNA-binding protein, with translation MAAKKELDNKKELARILYMNGETQQVIADNVGVSRITVNKWAKEALWKEQRAAKTITRPELINKMLLNIDILLEKANKSENPEEIAGLGDKLAKLAAAIEKLDKKTGVVETYDVFIRFGRWLELQMDLNKEVTAELVKMVNKYQNLYIQSQLNTQES, from the coding sequence ATGGCAGCAAAAAAGGAACTGGATAACAAGAAGGAACTGGCGCGCATTCTCTACATGAACGGGGAAACGCAGCAAGTAATCGCCGACAATGTGGGCGTAAGCCGGATTACCGTCAACAAATGGGCGAAAGAAGCACTATGGAAAGAGCAGCGGGCGGCAAAAACAATCACCCGCCCGGAACTCATCAACAAAATGCTGCTCAATATCGACATCCTGCTGGAGAAGGCGAACAAGTCCGAAAACCCGGAAGAGATAGCCGGACTGGGGGACAAACTGGCAAAACTGGCGGCGGCAATAGAGAAACTGGACAAGAAGACCGGAGTGGTGGAAACCTACGACGTGTTTATCCGGTTCGGCCGGTGGCTGGAATTACAAATGGATCTGAACAAGGAAGTGACGGCCGAACTGGTGAAGATGGTCAACAAGTATCAGAACCTTTATATACAAAGCCAACTTAACACGCAGGAATCATGA
- a CDS encoding HK97 family phage prohead protease, producing the protein MAKRIRISNEKVNCYGTWVKTDGVSLEQFQKNPVLLWMHWRGYIIGCIKDVKVEGEDITGEPYFDEVRDESKMAKLQYEKGTLKMCSANFEVLELSDDPSMLKPGQTRPTVTKCRLSEVSMVDIGGNDDAHVLLSYQGKELKLAAGEECPELPLLKTDSGDEKPLNNNQKTENEMDFKAIALKLGLPETATETEILSSIGILLGYKEANETLRQEKEQLQLAGITTMVNNACTAGKFTADKKDHFIELGKKVGAESLKLTLDSMAAVVKPTDVIRGGTSMQLAGAQGWKTLGDVPADKLMELRDTDKDTYMKLYKAEYGVECPNY; encoded by the coding sequence ATGGCAAAAAGAATAAGAATCAGCAATGAAAAGGTGAATTGCTACGGAACGTGGGTAAAAACCGACGGCGTAAGCCTGGAGCAGTTTCAGAAAAACCCGGTGTTGCTCTGGATGCACTGGCGCGGCTATATCATCGGATGCATCAAGGATGTCAAGGTGGAAGGCGAAGACATCACCGGTGAACCTTACTTCGACGAGGTGAGGGACGAATCCAAAATGGCGAAGCTGCAATACGAGAAAGGTACGTTGAAGATGTGCAGCGCAAACTTTGAAGTGCTTGAACTGAGTGACGACCCCTCGATGCTGAAACCGGGACAGACCCGCCCGACGGTGACGAAATGCAGGCTGAGTGAAGTGAGCATGGTGGATATCGGCGGCAATGATGACGCGCACGTGCTTCTCAGCTACCAGGGCAAGGAGCTGAAACTGGCGGCAGGTGAAGAATGTCCAGAACTTCCTTTATTGAAAACTGACAGCGGTGACGAAAAACCGCTCAATAATAATCAAAAAACAGAAAACGAAATGGATTTTAAAGCGATTGCCCTGAAACTAGGGTTGCCTGAAACGGCTACGGAGACGGAAATCCTGTCTTCCATCGGAATTCTTTTGGGATACAAGGAAGCGAATGAGACACTCCGGCAGGAGAAAGAACAACTACAACTGGCAGGAATCACCACGATGGTGAATAATGCTTGTACGGCCGGAAAATTTACGGCTGACAAGAAGGACCATTTTATCGAACTGGGTAAAAAAGTGGGTGCCGAAAGCTTAAAGCTGACACTGGATTCCATGGCGGCGGTTGTAAAACCGACAGATGTCATACGTGGGGGAACCAGTATGCAGCTTGCCGGGGCGCAAGGGTGGAAGACGCTGGGAGATGTGCCGGCAGACAAACTCATGGAACTGAGAGACACGGACAAGGATACGTATATGAAGCTTTATAAAGCAGAATATGGCGTGGAATGCCCGAATTATTAA
- a CDS encoding phage major capsid protein codes for MKRNLRLKAVSGLLFNAVMGFVLAFVLGVLPAVGAVAAVGGTMMLGGFMPKGVAMDGVLTEVWTGELIKALRSGDKATFLDGLPDYSQYAENDVIHMVDVGGDPDVLVNNTTYPIAIQQLTDTDAVFSLDKFQTKPTSITDDELYALSYDKMASVKERHSQALLVKKYAKAIHALAPDSNAAKTPVLKTTGDVEGGAATGRRMMQRSDIIALKKKFDVMQVPTEDRRLVLCPDHVNDLLMQDQKFAEQYYNYTTGKIANLYGFQVYEFVNNPVYKAAGTKVAFGTAAGANEFQASVAFYGKMTFKATGSTKMYYSEAKTDPENQRSLINFRHYFIVLPKKKEAIAAIMSDYKASDNS; via the coding sequence ATGAAACGCAATTTAAGATTAAAGGCGGTGAGCGGATTGCTCTTCAATGCCGTAATGGGATTTGTACTGGCCTTTGTGCTGGGAGTGCTTCCTGCTGTGGGAGCTGTGGCCGCTGTGGGCGGAACAATGATGTTGGGCGGGTTCATGCCCAAAGGTGTGGCGATGGACGGAGTACTGACGGAAGTATGGACAGGCGAACTTATCAAAGCGCTCCGTTCGGGTGACAAGGCAACTTTTCTGGACGGTCTTCCCGACTATAGCCAGTATGCGGAAAATGATGTGATTCACATGGTGGACGTGGGTGGCGACCCGGATGTACTGGTCAATAATACAACTTATCCGATAGCGATCCAGCAACTCACGGATACGGATGCGGTCTTCTCGCTGGATAAGTTCCAGACGAAACCGACTTCGATTACGGATGATGAGCTGTACGCCCTGAGTTATGACAAAATGGCTTCTGTCAAGGAACGCCATTCGCAGGCACTATTGGTGAAGAAATACGCAAAGGCGATTCATGCACTTGCCCCGGACAGCAACGCGGCAAAAACGCCTGTACTGAAGACTACCGGAGACGTGGAAGGAGGTGCGGCAACCGGACGCAGGATGATGCAACGGTCGGACATTATAGCGTTGAAGAAGAAGTTTGACGTGATGCAGGTTCCGACAGAAGACCGCCGCCTGGTGCTTTGTCCCGATCATGTGAACGATTTGCTTATGCAGGACCAGAAGTTTGCGGAACAGTACTATAACTATACGACGGGAAAGATTGCCAATCTGTACGGCTTCCAAGTGTATGAGTTCGTGAACAATCCGGTCTATAAGGCCGCAGGCACGAAAGTCGCTTTCGGCACGGCAGCCGGCGCGAATGAGTTCCAGGCATCCGTTGCTTTCTACGGGAAGATGACATTCAAGGCAACCGGTTCTACCAAGATGTATTACAGTGAGGCTAAAACAGACCCGGAAAACCAGAGAAGTCTGATCAACTTCCGGCATTACTTCATCGTATTGCCGAAGAAAAAGGAAGCGATTGCGGCGATTATGTCTGATTATAAGGCATCCGATAATTCATGA
- a CDS encoding phage tail tube protein translates to MEKGYIHGSDMLVGLMLEDAFTPMGHSKTCTISNKAETKERAVKPTLETKAAASSAGKWKEKSVSGLSVEISSEGFKFYGDEMGYDKLLELWEKSEPVTVRYALRGEETTKYREGKFLITSLDETSPSDDDSTYTISLENSGPVATKTVAPQG, encoded by the coding sequence ATGGAAAAAGGATATATACATGGCAGTGATATGCTGGTGGGGCTGATGCTTGAAGATGCCTTCACTCCTATGGGACACTCGAAGACATGTACGATAAGCAATAAAGCGGAAACCAAGGAGCGTGCTGTAAAGCCAACTTTGGAAACCAAGGCGGCGGCATCCAGTGCCGGCAAGTGGAAGGAAAAATCAGTAAGCGGTTTGTCTGTTGAAATCAGTTCCGAAGGTTTTAAATTTTATGGGGATGAAATGGGATACGACAAACTCCTGGAACTTTGGGAAAAGAGTGAACCCGTAACTGTACGTTATGCGCTTCGTGGTGAAGAAACAACGAAGTATCGTGAAGGAAAGTTCCTTATTACCAGTCTTGACGAGACATCGCCTTCGGATGATGATTCTACCTATACCATTTCGTTGGAAAACTCCGGTCCGGTAGCCACTAAAACAGTGGCTCCGCAAGGATAG
- a CDS encoding phage tail tape measure protein, producing MEKVSFDIVLNLKNNISGALANVRKMFDGVDKSAKSVCSTTARFGSLCSKLKMPDVNALLGVTERLSSSFSELSQGGMSFGQSMADLSSITGILGDDLEALRENARKLGKDSGLGADTAARAYSILASQIDVATIGMSGLNNLQAKSVTLAQASGMTIDAAATSLAGTINQFGLSANEAERVINVLAAGSKYGAAEIGELSQSFKVVGSAASAMGLTVEQSAGALEVLSKANLKGSEAGTALRNIILKLNTELGVDLSKTSLSSALDALKPKLTDAAYLSKLFGMENIAAAQYLIQNATAVDEMTHKLTGTNVAQEQAAIRTETNAHKLEVMRAKVDDLKISISNTLGGFSAYAAVLSENSLLLMSMFVSAREVIGALNKVGIAGKVATVVQLSYNGAVNLGKRALYVYQMQVLAARAAIVSTTGATKLMNIAIAASPYVLAAVAAVALGAAIYKIATRSSEAEKAQNKLNEAMSGMQKEVTTERLKLDALFAPLLNAKEGTDEWKRARDRIQETYGDYLQRLGIEEIKVDNARKAYDLLSEAIINTARARAGEKALTSAGDSLAGKESEMLTKMRSVLTQKFGEETGARVFDGIANSIRKGEKEIPERWAKFIKKLDVIEVYGQAGEVNTTNPVMTYVNGIKQARADYEKEYNRIVSVFGKTIPEPKVSLKTVKGEGDKKNDNLKQESLTLSDIKKKIEELQAAQQTASDEEGRNIQVQINQLETLKKAKEKAMGIGGDPAFISGSIDVMKTELSKYEKELSANPVGQASIELQVKIDRLKSQIEGVKIWIEKEAFKSTHGEINVGVVPASDAGRTLGKMAEDFQNEENNKHPKQQPDILTHDYIKKMKLPEFDMPKLEPKKSGFEQWNEAVDKAYQKNQDMVESMGAVGSAMGSIGQAVGGAAGEWLNWAGNVVQSIGAVIPQILALIGVQRQEVTANTAQAGSGAAAATSSIPIVGPILAVAAVASVLAALASLPKFANGGLAYGPTMGIFGEYSGARNNPEVVAPLNKLRQLIQPSGGMGGIVEFKIDGRMLRGVLNKVDRYNQRTR from the coding sequence ATGGAAAAAGTTTCATTTGACATCGTTTTGAACCTGAAAAATAATATTTCAGGTGCATTGGCCAACGTTAGAAAAATGTTTGATGGCGTTGATAAATCGGCGAAGTCAGTGTGTTCGACAACCGCCCGGTTCGGAAGTCTCTGCAGCAAATTGAAAATGCCTGACGTCAACGCTTTGCTTGGAGTGACGGAACGCCTTAGCAGTAGTTTTAGTGAATTGTCTCAAGGAGGTATGTCCTTCGGACAGTCTATGGCTGACCTTAGTTCTATTACCGGTATTCTTGGTGATGACCTTGAAGCACTGAGGGAGAATGCCCGTAAACTCGGAAAAGATTCCGGTCTCGGAGCTGATACGGCCGCCCGTGCATATTCGATTCTTGCCAGCCAGATAGATGTTGCCACAATCGGTATGTCCGGTTTGAACAACTTGCAGGCAAAGAGCGTGACGTTGGCGCAAGCCTCAGGAATGACCATTGATGCAGCCGCCACATCTCTGGCAGGTACGATCAACCAGTTCGGATTATCGGCCAATGAGGCGGAACGGGTTATCAATGTGCTGGCGGCGGGAAGTAAATATGGGGCGGCCGAAATCGGGGAGCTTTCACAAAGCTTTAAGGTAGTAGGTTCAGCCGCTTCCGCCATGGGTCTGACAGTGGAGCAGAGTGCAGGAGCGCTTGAAGTACTGTCCAAAGCCAACCTGAAAGGCAGCGAAGCCGGAACCGCCTTGAGAAACATCATTCTGAAATTGAATACGGAATTGGGGGTTGACCTGAGCAAAACATCCCTTTCTTCCGCCCTAGATGCCCTTAAACCGAAGTTGACGGATGCCGCTTATTTGAGTAAACTTTTCGGTATGGAGAATATTGCCGCCGCCCAGTATCTGATTCAGAATGCAACAGCTGTTGATGAAATGACTCATAAACTGACCGGAACCAACGTTGCGCAGGAACAGGCGGCTATACGGACGGAAACCAATGCGCACAAGCTGGAAGTGATGCGCGCGAAGGTAGACGACCTGAAAATCAGTATCTCCAATACGCTGGGAGGATTCTCTGCCTACGCGGCTGTATTAAGTGAAAACTCCCTGTTGCTCATGTCAATGTTCGTTAGTGCTAGGGAAGTCATTGGAGCGCTGAACAAAGTCGGAATAGCCGGTAAAGTTGCCACTGTAGTCCAATTATCTTATAACGGGGCTGTGAACCTGGGCAAGCGCGCCCTCTATGTATACCAGATGCAGGTGCTTGCTGCCCGTGCGGCAATAGTCTCCACCACAGGTGCCACAAAGTTGATGAATATAGCAATCGCAGCCAGTCCGTATGTGCTTGCCGCTGTCGCTGCCGTTGCTTTGGGCGCTGCCATTTATAAAATAGCCACACGCAGCAGTGAAGCGGAGAAGGCTCAGAACAAGTTAAATGAGGCAATGTCTGGCATGCAGAAAGAAGTCACGACGGAACGTCTGAAACTGGATGCGCTATTCGCTCCGTTGTTGAATGCGAAGGAGGGAACGGATGAATGGAAACGTGCCCGTGACCGGATACAGGAAACCTATGGCGATTACTTGCAACGATTGGGCATTGAAGAGATTAAGGTAGATAATGCGCGCAAGGCGTATGATTTGCTGTCTGAAGCGATCATCAATACAGCACGAGCTCGTGCCGGGGAAAAAGCATTAACTTCTGCGGGGGACTCATTAGCCGGTAAAGAAAGCGAGATGCTGACTAAAATGCGTAGCGTGCTCACTCAAAAGTTTGGTGAGGAAACCGGTGCACGAGTATTTGATGGCATAGCTAACAGCATTCGTAAAGGCGAGAAGGAAATACCTGAACGGTGGGCGAAATTTATTAAGAAACTGGATGTAATAGAAGTGTATGGACAGGCGGGGGAAGTTAATACAACTAATCCGGTCATGACGTATGTTAATGGAATCAAACAGGCAAGGGCTGACTATGAGAAAGAATATAACCGCATTGTTTCTGTATTCGGCAAAACTATTCCTGAACCTAAAGTTTCTCTGAAAACGGTGAAGGGAGAAGGGGATAAGAAAAATGACAACCTAAAGCAAGAGTCTCTTACTCTGTCTGATATCAAGAAGAAAATAGAAGAGCTCCAAGCCGCGCAACAAACGGCATCGGACGAGGAGGGCCGTAACATACAGGTTCAGATCAATCAGCTAGAGACCCTTAAAAAGGCTAAAGAAAAAGCGATGGGTATCGGAGGCGACCCGGCTTTTATAAGTGGCAGTATTGATGTCATGAAAACTGAACTGTCTAAATATGAAAAAGAACTGTCCGCTAATCCTGTCGGACAAGCCTCCATAGAGTTACAGGTTAAGATTGACAGGTTGAAGAGTCAAATCGAAGGCGTAAAAATATGGATTGAGAAGGAGGCTTTTAAGAGTACTCATGGTGAGATTAATGTAGGTGTGGTTCCTGCTTCCGATGCCGGACGTACGCTTGGAAAAATGGCGGAAGATTTTCAGAATGAAGAGAATAACAAACATCCCAAGCAGCAGCCGGACATACTAACACATGACTACATCAAGAAAATGAAACTCCCTGAATTTGATATGCCGAAGTTGGAACCTAAGAAGTCCGGTTTTGAACAATGGAACGAAGCTGTTGACAAAGCATATCAGAAGAATCAGGATATGGTTGAAAGTATGGGAGCGGTGGGCAGTGCAATGGGCAGTATAGGTCAAGCTGTCGGAGGAGCTGCGGGAGAATGGCTGAACTGGGCAGGAAATGTTGTCCAGTCCATAGGGGCTGTTATTCCACAGATACTGGCATTAATAGGCGTACAACGACAGGAAGTGACAGCCAATACCGCACAAGCCGGTTCCGGTGCTGCAGCAGCTACATCAAGTATCCCTATTGTCGGTCCTATTCTGGCGGTGGCTGCTGTGGCGAGTGTGTTGGCTGCTTTGGCGAGTTTACCCAAATTTGCAAACGGTGGACTGGCATACGGTCCCACAATGGGGATTTTCGGTGAATATTCCGGTGCCCGGAACAATCCGGAAGTAGTTGCACCACTCAACAAACTCCGCCAATTGATTCAACCTTCCGGTGGTATGGGTGGAATTGTAGAATTCAAGATAGATGGCAGAATGCTTCGTGGTGTTTTAAATAAGGTAGACCGATATAATCAACGTACAAGATAA